Proteins encoded within one genomic window of Episyrphus balteatus chromosome 1, idEpiBalt1.1, whole genome shotgun sequence:
- the LOC129908387 gene encoding uncharacterized protein K02A2.6-like — translation MDAFKEEVERLVAEGIGKPIKFSNWAAPVVVVPKSGGRVRICGDFKALNSQLEVEHAVIPGVEEMLFKLRGGKFFAPINLSEAYLQMELDDESKKFTVMNTVMELFQCQCLPFGVASAPATFQRLLEQVIAGIRQCGNYIDDIIVAASTADELLEILREIFERLKLYGLVCNLAKCVFLQTEIEFLRYTISGSGIRPSDSKVKAIQELSLPSNLKDIQAFMGKVTYYNKFIKNVSQISSPLNKLPNQEVPNESIPSNSSNETKSDGSPIMQTPRRSGRDRRPVVSH, via the exons ATGGATGCCTTTAAGGAGGAAGTAGAACGCCTTGTAGCAGAGGGAATTGGGAAACCAATTAAATTTAGTAATTGGGCAGCCCCAGTGGTTGTGGTTCCAAAGTCAGGCGGACGAGTTCGAATTTGTGGCGACTTCAAAGCATTAAACTCGCAGTTGGAGGTGGAACATGCGGTTATACCCGGAGTAGAAGAAATGCTTTTTAAGCTGCGGGGAGGCAAATTTTTCGCACCGATCAATCTTTCGGAGGCATACCTCCAGATGGAACTTGATGATGAGTCTAAAAAGTTTACGGTCATGAACACCGTCATGGAACTGTTCCAGTGTCAATGCTTGCCATTTGGTGTAGCAAGTGCCCCGGCCACATTTCAGCGGCTCCTCGAACAGGTAATTGCTGGCATTCGCCAGTGTGGCAATTATATTGATGATATTATTGTGGCAGCCAGTACGGCTGATGAGCTCTTGGAAATTTTACgagaaatttttgaaaggttGAAGTTGTATGGTCTTGTTTGTAACCTTGCCAAATGTGTATTTTTACAAACAGAGATTGAGTTCTTACGCTATACGATAAGTGGGTCTGGAATAAGGCCGTCTGACTCAAAAGTAAAAGCGATCCAGGAGTTGTCACTACCCTCAAATCTGAAGGATATTCAGGCGTTTATGGGTAAAGTTACTTATTACaataaattcatcaaaaatgtATCTCAAATAAGTTCACCATTGAATAAGTTGC CTAATCAAGAGGTGCCTAACGAATCTATACCAAGTAATAGCAGTAATGAAACCAAGTCTGATGGTTCACCTATAATGCAAACACCCAGACGTTCGGGCAGAGATCGCAGACCTGTTGTCAGTCATTGA
- the LOC129908398 gene encoding uncharacterized protein LOC129908398 — MFAKENLGLALIQEPWTYKGQVRGLNSSNSDLIWDTRHDSPRACIKIRNNIKFICHSEFMTRDLVPIQTQIECDGIPQTIVVAAAYFPGDEDNIPPTEVQRLVDYCKSNKLPLLVVCDANAHHTAWGSTDINRRGEYLLDFILEKCLDIYNVGNTPTFVTRIRKEVLDITFGTSNLGRLVEGWRVSNEPSLSDHRIITFSITRLLTENTSGRNPKKTDWNLYKSVVQINLERIGPARTTKSHLEPYGQVNEFSGAINEAFELSCPIKPIKSQRDCPWWCKNLSKQRSKVRKLFNEAKRTGEWEGYTAELTIYNKEIRKAKRNSFVSFCENSTATPVAARLHKALAKDKTIKSIALRYNDGSFTENEEQRSTLLLNTHFPGSLPMTGNVIESTTFKPNKTDWK, encoded by the coding sequence ATGTTTGCAAAGGAGAATTTAGGGCTAGCACTGATCCAAGAACCCTGGACCTACAAAGGTCAGGTAAGAGGTCTAAATAGTAGTAACTCTGATTTAATATGGGACACGAGGCACGACTCGCCCAGAGCttgcataaaaataagaaataatataaaatttatatgtcATTCAGAATTTATGACGAGGGATCTGGTACCGATCCAGACCCAAATTGAGTGTGATGGTATACCTCAAACGATTGTTGTTGCGGCGGCTTACTTCCCAGGTGACGAAGACAACATTCCACCGACGGAGGTACAACGGCTGGTCGATTACTGCAAAAGTAACAAACTACCATTGCTTGTGGTTTGCGACGCAAATGCGCATCACACAGCATGGGGTAGTACCGACATAAACAGAAGGGGTGAGTACCTTTTAGattttatattggaaaaatGTCTAGATATTTATAATGTGGGCAACACTCCCACTTTCGTAACTAGAATTAGAAAAGAAGTCCTAGACATAACGTTTGGAACTTCTAACTTAGGTCGGCTGGTAGAAGGTTGGAGAGTATCCAATGAACCTTCCTTGTCTGATCATAGAATAATTACATTCTCAATAACACGCCTTCTCACAGAGAACACCTCTGGAAGGAATCCTAAGAAAACCGACTGGAATCTTTATAAGAGTGTGGTACAAATCAATCTTGAAAGAATCGGTCCGGCTAGAACGACTAAAAGTCACCTTGAACCATATGGTCAGGTTAATGAGTTTAGTGGAGCAATCAATGAGGCATTTGAACTCAGTTGTCCCATTAAACCAATCAAAAGTCAGAGAGATTGTCCTTGGTGGTGCAAAAATCTGTCGAAACAAAGATCAAAGGTACGTAAACTGTTCAATGAGGCAAAAAGAACTGGGGAGTGGGAAGGTTATACGGCAGAGTTGACAATTTACAAcaaagaaatcagaaaagcaaaaagaaatagttTTGTGAGTTTTTGTGAAAATAGTACCGCTACTCCAGTTGCAGCGAGACTACACAAGGCTCTAGCGAAAGACAAGACCATAAAGTCGATAGCGCTTAGATACAATGATGGTAGCTTTACTGAAAATGAAGAACAAAGGTCGACTCTGCTACTTAACACTCACTTCCCAGGATCGCTTCCAATGACAGGAAATGTTATAGAAAGTACAACTTTCAAACCTAACAAAACAGACTGGAAGTAA